Proteins from a genomic interval of Paenibacillus sp. FSL H8-0048:
- a CDS encoding ABC transporter permease, with product MINLLPLIRNECLKIIKKKRFYIILLILLVLVPMFTYAQMRIAERSRDKFNSDWRLEIQQQITDNQNSLGSDRIPEEWKSYRRIFLQQLQYYLDHDVNPKEPSGVTFTREFVNNSVSLFIPLLIMAVASDLVSGERTTGTIKMLLTRPVRRWKVLFSKMAALLMFVSLIVLSVFVISYLVSGLAFGYKGFNVPVFTGFQLNGDTVDMSKVHAVEQWKYLLMQGGLIWYVSIVVALLAFMVSVLVRSTAASIVVMMAALIAGTILTNMASAWTAAKYLFMVNMELTTYLAGTPAPIEGMTLGFSMAVLGVWGLAAVIISFAVFTKRDILN from the coding sequence TTGATTAACCTGCTGCCGCTCATCCGAAATGAGTGCCTGAAGATTATTAAAAAGAAACGTTTCTATATCATCCTGCTGATCCTGCTCGTGCTGGTTCCAATGTTTACCTATGCGCAAATGCGCATAGCCGAGCGTAGCCGTGACAAATTTAACTCTGACTGGAGACTGGAGATCCAGCAGCAGATTACCGACAATCAGAACTCGCTCGGCAGCGACCGGATTCCGGAGGAATGGAAGTCGTACCGGCGGATTTTTCTCCAGCAATTGCAGTATTATCTGGATCATGATGTGAATCCGAAGGAGCCGAGCGGAGTAACGTTCACCCGGGAGTTTGTCAATAATTCCGTCTCCCTCTTCATTCCGCTGCTGATCATGGCGGTTGCCTCCGACCTGGTCTCCGGGGAGCGGACGACAGGCACGATCAAAATGCTGCTGACCCGCCCTGTAAGGCGCTGGAAGGTGTTGTTCAGCAAAATGGCAGCGCTGCTGATGTTCGTCTCGCTGATCGTCCTGTCTGTATTCGTAATCAGTTATCTGGTCTCGGGGCTGGCTTTTGGCTATAAGGGGTTCAACGTTCCGGTGTTCACAGGCTTTCAGCTAAACGGTGACACTGTAGATATGTCTAAGGTTCATGCCGTGGAGCAGTGGAAGTATCTGCTGATGCAGGGCGGGCTGATCTGGTATGTCAGCATCGTGGTGGCCCTGCTGGCCTTCATGGTGTCGGTGCTGGTCCGCAGCACGGCTGCGAGCATTGTAGTGATGATGGCGGCGCTGATTGCCGGAACGATTCTGACCAACATGGCTTCAGCCTGGACGGCGGCCAAATATTTATTTATGGTCAACATGGAGCTGACGACTTATTTAGCGGGCACTCCCGCGCCGATTGAGGGCATGACGCTGGGCTTTTCGATGGCGGTTCTGGGCGTTTGGGGGCTTGCGGCCGTAATCATTTCATTCGCCGTCTTTACGAAACGGGATATTTTGAATTAG
- a CDS encoding ABC transporter ATP-binding protein yields MARTIHETPGEEVVLSARGVRKKIGRKWIIDDVTFDVKKGEIFGFLGPNGAGKTTTIRMLVDLIRPSEGTITVCGFNVNRNPEKALQYVGSIVENPEVYTYLTGWENLQHFARMQPGVDAQRIAEVVEIVRLDQRIQDKVSTYSLGMRQRLGIAQALLGRPRLLILDEPTNGLDPKGIKELREFIRKLADEGLAVFVSSHLLSEIQLLCDRVAIISKGRVLAVGAVDELVARNSPYVLWELEPLQRARDIMAGRPDIALLHLDEVTLDDSVIAGMGINSLVTAMDEELIPEIVAVLVAQEVEVRAVHKINPTLEQLFLKLTEGEAID; encoded by the coding sequence ATGGCGAGAACTATTCATGAGACACCAGGGGAAGAAGTCGTCCTGTCCGCCCGGGGAGTCCGCAAAAAAATCGGCCGCAAGTGGATTATAGATGATGTTACGTTTGATGTGAAAAAAGGCGAGATCTTCGGCTTTCTCGGTCCGAATGGAGCCGGCAAAACCACAACCATCCGCATGCTGGTGGACCTGATCCGCCCGAGCGAAGGGACGATTACCGTCTGCGGCTTCAATGTGAACCGGAATCCGGAAAAAGCGCTGCAATACGTCGGTTCCATCGTCGAGAATCCCGAGGTCTACACGTATCTGACCGGTTGGGAGAACCTGCAGCACTTTGCCCGTATGCAGCCCGGAGTAGACGCGCAGCGGATTGCCGAGGTTGTTGAGATCGTGCGGCTCGATCAGCGCATTCAAGATAAAGTCAGCACGTATTCACTCGGGATGCGCCAGCGGCTCGGTATTGCCCAAGCCCTTCTCGGCCGGCCCCGGCTGCTGATTCTCGATGAGCCGACCAACGGCCTGGACCCGAAGGGGATCAAGGAACTGCGTGAATTCATCCGCAAGCTGGCAGACGAAGGGCTGGCGGTTTTTGTGTCCAGTCATCTGCTGAGCGAAATCCAGCTGCTGTGCGACCGCGTAGCCATAATCAGCAAAGGCCGCGTACTCGCTGTAGGCGCTGTAGACGAACTGGTTGCCCGTAACTCACCGTATGTCCTGTGGGAGCTGGAGCCGCTTCAGCGGGCAAGAGACATCATGGCCGGGCGGCCGGATATCGCGCTGCTTCATCTGGACGAGGTTACCCTGGATGACTCGGTCATCGCAGGCATGGGCATTAATTCCCTGGTTACGGCAATGGATGAGGAGCTGATCCCGGAGATTGTCGCCGTGCTGGTTGCACAAGAGGTGGAAGTCCGGGCTGTGCATAAAATCAACCCTACACTGGAACAGCTATTCTTGAAGCTAACGGAGGGTGAAGCCATTGATTAA
- the parE gene encoding DNA topoisomerase IV subunit B has translation MLEQIDMFAKVSKNGEAGRTGYDADDIQVLEGLVAVRKRPGMYIGSTSSSGLHHLVWEIVDNAVDEHLAKFCSKIDITLRKDGSVTVIDNGRGIPTGMHKTGVPTPQVVFTILHAGGKFGGSGYKKSGGLHGVGASVTNALSEWLEVEIYREGKIHRQRFEYWIDKNGKEHVGEPVTGLEILGNTNKTGSKITFKPDIRVFSAGISLNYDTLAERVQEIAFLNSGLRIVLTDERSGRQDEFFYEGGASQFVQFLNEGKDVLHDVIHFSSEKDEIEVEIALQYNAGYTETIASFVNSIPTRSGGTHETGFKTAYTRVLNDYARRTQLLKEKDKNLEGNDLREGMMAVISIKMSDVEFVGQTKDQLGSASARSAVDFIVSERMARFLEENPQVAQSLLKKSIQASKAREAARKARDEIRSGKKRSESSNLGGKLSPAQSKDVTRTEIFIVEGDSAGGSAKQGRDSKIQAILPLKGKPMNPEKAKLLDILKNDEYKAIISAIGAGIGPDFAVEDSNYSKIIIMTDADTDGAHIQVLLLTFFYRYMKPLIDAGKVYIAQPPLYKLTRKSGKLETVRYAWSDEELQNYLKEFGKNFELQRYKGLGEMNPDQLWETTMNPDSRTLLQVQIEDAAKAERRVSTLMGDKVDPRKRWIVENVDFTEIVE, from the coding sequence ATGCTCGAACAGATCGATATGTTTGCAAAAGTCTCTAAGAACGGCGAAGCAGGCCGGACTGGATACGATGCTGACGACATTCAGGTGCTCGAAGGTCTGGTTGCGGTCCGCAAACGGCCCGGCATGTATATTGGCAGTACGAGTTCCTCGGGTCTGCACCATTTAGTATGGGAAATAGTAGATAATGCCGTAGATGAGCATTTGGCGAAGTTTTGCTCGAAGATTGATATCACCCTCCGTAAAGACGGATCGGTGACCGTAATTGACAACGGACGCGGAATACCAACCGGAATGCACAAGACTGGAGTCCCAACGCCGCAGGTGGTATTCACTATTCTGCACGCAGGCGGCAAATTCGGCGGCTCCGGCTACAAGAAATCGGGCGGCCTGCACGGTGTCGGTGCTTCGGTAACCAATGCGTTGTCCGAGTGGCTGGAAGTTGAGATCTACCGGGAAGGTAAAATCCACCGCCAGCGCTTTGAATACTGGATCGACAAGAACGGTAAAGAGCATGTCGGTGAGCCTGTAACCGGTCTTGAGATACTGGGAAATACGAATAAAACCGGTTCGAAGATTACCTTCAAGCCGGATATTCGCGTCTTCTCCGCAGGCATTTCGCTCAATTATGATACGCTGGCAGAGCGGGTCCAGGAGATTGCTTTCCTGAATTCCGGCCTGCGGATCGTCCTGACCGATGAGCGCAGTGGACGCCAGGATGAATTCTTCTACGAAGGCGGCGCCAGCCAGTTCGTGCAATTCCTGAACGAAGGCAAGGACGTCCTGCACGATGTGATCCATTTCAGCTCCGAGAAGGACGAGATCGAGGTGGAAATCGCGCTGCAGTATAATGCGGGGTATACGGAGACGATCGCTTCTTTTGTCAACTCCATTCCTACCCGCAGCGGGGGAACACACGAGACAGGCTTCAAGACAGCCTATACCCGTGTGCTGAATGATTATGCCCGCCGGACGCAGCTGCTTAAGGAGAAGGACAAGAATCTGGAAGGAAACGATCTGCGTGAGGGCATGATGGCGGTCATCAGCATCAAGATGTCGGATGTGGAATTTGTCGGACAGACGAAGGATCAGCTCGGAAGCGCATCTGCCCGCAGCGCGGTGGACTTCATTGTCTCCGAGCGGATGGCGCGGTTCCTGGAAGAGAACCCTCAGGTCGCACAGAGCCTGCTGAAGAAGTCGATTCAGGCCTCCAAGGCCCGTGAAGCGGCCCGCAAAGCCCGGGATGAGATCCGCAGCGGCAAGAAGCGCAGTGAGAGCTCGAATCTGGGCGGCAAGCTGTCGCCTGCACAGTCCAAGGATGTTACACGTACCGAGATCTTCATCGTAGAGGGCGATTCGGCCGGTGGCTCCGCGAAGCAGGGGCGGGATTCCAAGATTCAGGCCATCCTGCCGCTGAAGGGCAAGCCGATGAACCCCGAGAAGGCCAAGCTGCTGGATATCCTGAAGAATGACGAATACAAGGCGATCATTTCGGCAATCGGTGCGGGAATCGGGCCTGATTTTGCCGTGGAGGACAGCAATTATTCCAAAATCATCATTATGACCGATGCCGATACGGACGGTGCGCATATCCAGGTGCTGCTGCTGACCTTCTTCTACCGCTACATGAAGCCTCTGATCGATGCCGGCAAGGTCTATATCGCCCAGCCGCCGCTGTATAAGCTGACACGCAAATCGGGCAAGCTGGAGACGGTCCGTTATGCCTGGAGCGATGAGGAGTTGCAGAATTATCTGAAGGAATTCGGGAAGAATTTCGAGCTGCAGCGGT